The following are from one region of the Fibrobacter succinogenes genome:
- a CDS encoding histidine phosphatase family protein codes for MKNLSAKYLVSALFAGLCFFAGCGESSELPSAPNTAVASSSSVASSSAIVSSSSVAEPISQPVENQSSSSENIFTPVSSSSVQKIPDNQASSSSFDVVLSSSSAVTPIINGPFTFLTTPGALALAPDVDGFYDMGDVYKAVPKTSKIAFVIRHSKREKKNTGVESKLTPIGVQMAQTLGTKLVGEESFYYASTDFVRTRTTCENIAVGRGEAGAVVETWNGIDGGYFLTVPSSTLDSVVSKRGGNLKYIAQYSYGDRITISAIVSYFHDFYPRGNQFVNEVIVANMPNWKRVSVLVSHDMLVEPLIAFVSNRTVDLKAHVSPFRWVNYLSGIAVIVDEAGVITALPVRGDEVGWMIPKDEVDEGV; via the coding sequence ATGAAAAATCTTTCCGCCAAGTATCTTGTGAGCGCCCTTTTTGCCGGGCTTTGTTTCTTTGCCGGTTGTGGCGAATCTAGTGAGCTCCCGTCCGCTCCGAACACGGCTGTTGCCTCGTCGTCGAGTGTTGCTTCGTCATCGGCTATTGTTTCGTCGTCGAGTGTTGCAGAACCGATAAGCCAGCCGGTTGAAAATCAATCTTCTTCTAGCGAAAATATTTTTACTCCGGTATCGAGTTCTTCTGTTCAAAAAATTCCAGATAATCAGGCAAGTTCGAGTTCGTTTGATGTGGTGTTGTCATCGAGCTCAGCTGTAACGCCCATAATAAATGGTCCTTTTACTTTTCTGACTACTCCGGGTGCGCTCGCGCTTGCACCGGATGTTGACGGTTTCTACGACATGGGCGATGTCTACAAGGCTGTGCCCAAGACGAGCAAGATTGCATTTGTGATTCGTCATTCCAAACGCGAAAAGAAAAATACGGGAGTAGAATCGAAACTGACTCCAATCGGAGTCCAGATGGCGCAGACTCTTGGTACAAAGCTTGTTGGCGAAGAATCGTTCTATTATGCATCGACTGATTTTGTGCGTACACGTACAACTTGCGAGAATATTGCGGTTGGTCGCGGTGAAGCAGGTGCTGTTGTCGAAACTTGGAACGGCATTGACGGCGGTTATTTCTTGACGGTGCCCAGTAGTACGCTGGATTCTGTTGTTTCAAAGAGGGGCGGTAATCTAAAGTATATTGCTCAGTATTCTTATGGTGATCGTATTACTATTTCTGCTATTGTTTCGTATTTCCATGATTTTTATCCGCGTGGAAACCAGTTTGTCAACGAAGTTATTGTAGCGAATATGCCGAATTGGAAGCGTGTCAGTGTGCTTGTTAGCCATGACATGTTGGTGGAACCGCTGATTGCATTTGTCTCTAATAGGACCGTTGATTTGAAGGCGCATGTTTCTCCGTTCCGCTGGGTTAACTACCTGTCGGGAATCGCTGTCATTGTCGATGAAGCGGGTGTTATTACGGCACTTCCGGTTCGTGGTGATGAAGTTGGCTGGATGATTCCTAAAGACGAAGTCGACGAAGGTGTTTAA
- a CDS encoding GNAT family N-acetyltransferase, whose amino-acid sequence MKKYNIRTEQPRDFKIVENLTREAFWNVYRPGCVEHFVLHHYRNDPSFIPELSLVMEDDRQIIGHVMYAWSKIDDDDGRKIRMMTFGPISIHPDYKRQGYGKALLDYSMELARKMGAGCLLIVGNIGFYGKSGFVPAYTKGIRYADDPNSDAPYFLCKELDEGFLDGVTGSYKDPEGYFVTERMPEEFEKYEANFPPKEKLVLPGQL is encoded by the coding sequence ATGAAAAAATACAATATCCGCACGGAACAACCGCGCGACTTTAAAATCGTCGAAAATCTCACCCGAGAAGCATTTTGGAACGTTTACCGTCCCGGCTGTGTGGAGCATTTTGTTCTCCACCATTACAGGAACGACCCAAGCTTTATCCCAGAGCTCTCGCTCGTCATGGAAGATGACAGACAAATTATCGGACACGTGATGTACGCGTGGTCGAAAATCGATGATGACGACGGACGCAAAATCCGCATGATGACCTTCGGTCCAATCAGCATCCACCCCGACTACAAACGGCAAGGATACGGCAAGGCTCTCCTCGACTATTCCATGGAACTCGCGCGCAAGATGGGCGCAGGTTGCCTGCTCATCGTCGGAAACATCGGATTCTACGGCAAGAGCGGATTCGTCCCCGCTTACACCAAGGGCATCCGCTACGCCGACGACCCGAACAGCGACGCGCCATACTTCTTGTGCAAGGAACTCGACGAGGGATTCTTGGACGGAGTGACAGGCTCGTACAAAGACCCCGAGGGCTACTTCGTGACCGAGCGAATGCCCGAAGAATTCGAGAAGTACGAAGCAAACTTCCCACCTAAGGAAAAGCTAGTACTCCCCGGACAGTTGTAA
- a CDS encoding glycogen/starch/alpha-glucan phosphorylase, which yields MAKTTKNASDITVLGTDAEAFRKAFTDHIHHTLARSKYTVTDHEKFLAVAYAVRDRLVDRWIKTQNTYYEKDVKRVYYLSLEFLIGRTLGNSVLNLDVESAVTEALDEIGMTLEELREQEVDAGLGNGGLGRLAACFLDSMATLELPATGMGIRYEYGMFSQKIVNGEQEEQPDNWLRLPNPWEIARPANAIKVPFYGYVVSWMDENGRLRNRWETKDYVMALPYDTPIPGYKNNTVNNLRLWSAKSADDFGLSYFNNGDYIAAVQDMELSETISKVLYPNDASMNGKELRLKQQYFLCSASLQDIIKRFKKLHKNDWKIFPEKVAIQLNDTHPAISIAEMMRILLDIENLEWDEAWDIVTHTFAYTNHTLMPEALEKWPVSLFEKLLPRHLQIIYEINARFLRMVSMKWPGDNARLARMSLIEEGGCKMVRMAYLSIVGSFAVNGVAALHSDLLKTTLFKDFYELWPEKFNNKTNGVTPRRWVRKANPAMSELISSKIGESWVKDLDDLKKLEKFAKDADFQKKFMEVKKQNKERLAKYLKATQNVDVDTNTFFDVQVKRIHEYKRQLLNILHAIHLYIQVKDGKEIMPRTIMIGGKSAPGYWMAKQIIRLANAVASIIDADPACKGKLKMVFLENYRVSFAEKIIPAADLSEQISTAGTEASGTGNMKFALNGALTIGTLDGANVEMKEEVGDDNIFIFGLTVEEVTDLLAKGYRPRDFYEHDDDLRRVIDLIASGFFSPDHPETFKHIAEKLLSHDPYMLCADFRSYVDMQKKVAEAYQDKKHWAEMAILNVARMGKFSSDRTIKQYAEEIWNAKPCSITL from the coding sequence ATGGCTAAAACAACCAAGAACGCAAGTGATATTACCGTGCTCGGCACCGATGCGGAAGCATTCCGCAAAGCATTCACCGACCACATCCACCACACGCTCGCCCGCAGCAAATACACGGTGACGGACCATGAAAAGTTCCTCGCCGTTGCATACGCCGTGCGTGACCGTCTTGTCGACCGCTGGATCAAGACGCAGAACACCTATTACGAAAAAGACGTCAAGCGCGTCTATTACTTATCTCTCGAATTCTTGATTGGCCGTACGCTCGGCAACTCCGTGTTGAACCTCGACGTCGAAAGTGCTGTTACAGAAGCACTCGATGAAATCGGCATGACGCTCGAAGAACTCCGCGAACAGGAAGTCGATGCAGGTCTCGGTAACGGCGGTCTTGGCCGCCTTGCAGCTTGCTTCCTCGACTCCATGGCAACGCTCGAACTCCCGGCTACCGGTATGGGTATCCGCTACGAATATGGTATGTTCAGCCAGAAGATCGTGAATGGCGAACAGGAAGAACAGCCGGACAACTGGCTGCGCCTCCCGAACCCGTGGGAAATCGCTCGCCCGGCTAACGCTATTAAGGTTCCGTTCTACGGCTACGTCGTGAGCTGGATGGACGAAAACGGTCGCCTCCGCAACCGTTGGGAAACGAAGGACTATGTTATGGCTCTTCCGTACGACACGCCGATCCCGGGTTACAAGAACAACACGGTGAACAACCTCCGCCTCTGGAGCGCCAAGTCCGCCGACGACTTCGGTCTTAGCTATTTCAACAACGGTGACTACATCGCCGCTGTGCAGGACATGGAACTTTCCGAAACTATTTCGAAGGTGCTCTACCCGAACGACGCTTCGATGAACGGTAAGGAACTGCGTCTCAAACAGCAGTACTTCCTCTGCTCTGCATCTTTGCAGGACATCATCAAGCGCTTCAAGAAGCTCCACAAGAACGACTGGAAGATTTTCCCGGAAAAGGTCGCTATCCAGTTGAACGATACGCACCCGGCAATTTCTATCGCCGAAATGATGCGCATTCTCCTCGACATCGAAAATCTCGAATGGGACGAAGCTTGGGACATCGTGACGCACACGTTCGCTTATACGAACCACACGCTCATGCCGGAAGCTCTCGAAAAGTGGCCAGTTAGCTTGTTCGAAAAACTCTTGCCGCGCCACCTCCAGATCATTTACGAAATCAACGCTCGCTTCCTCCGCATGGTTTCCATGAAGTGGCCTGGCGACAACGCTCGTCTCGCTCGCATGAGCCTTATCGAAGAAGGCGGCTGCAAGATGGTCCGCATGGCTTACCTCTCCATCGTGGGTTCGTTTGCCGTGAACGGTGTGGCTGCGCTCCACTCCGACCTCCTCAAGACCACGCTCTTCAAGGACTTCTACGAACTGTGGCCTGAAAAGTTCAACAACAAGACGAACGGTGTTACGCCGCGTCGTTGGGTCCGCAAGGCTAACCCGGCCATGTCCGAGCTCATCTCTTCTAAGATTGGTGAATCTTGGGTCAAGGATTTGGACGATTTGAAAAAGCTCGAAAAGTTCGCCAAGGACGCCGATTTCCAGAAGAAATTCATGGAAGTCAAGAAGCAGAACAAGGAACGCCTCGCCAAGTACCTCAAGGCAACGCAGAATGTCGATGTCGATACCAACACGTTCTTCGACGTGCAGGTCAAGCGCATTCACGAATACAAGCGCCAGCTCTTGAACATCCTCCACGCCATCCACCTCTACATCCAAGTGAAGGACGGCAAGGAAATCATGCCGCGTACCATCATGATCGGTGGTAAGTCCGCTCCGGGTTACTGGATGGCTAAGCAAATCATTCGTCTTGCAAACGCTGTCGCAAGCATCATCGATGCAGACCCGGCATGCAAGGGCAAGCTCAAGATGGTGTTCCTCGAAAACTACCGCGTGTCTTTCGCCGAAAAGATTATCCCGGCAGCAGACCTTTCCGAACAAATTTCTACCGCCGGTACCGAAGCTTCGGGTACAGGTAACATGAAGTTCGCTTTGAACGGAGCTCTCACCATCGGTACGCTCGACGGTGCTAACGTGGAAATGAAGGAAGAAGTCGGCGACGACAACATTTTCATCTTCGGTCTCACCGTTGAAGAAGTGACGGACCTTCTCGCCAAGGGTTACCGCCCGCGCGACTTCTACGAACACGATGACGATCTCCGCCGCGTGATTGACCTCATCGCTTCTGGCTTCTTCAGCCCGGATCATCCGGAAACATTCAAGCACATTGCAGAAAAGCTCCTGTCGCATGACCCGTACATGCTCTGCGCTGACTTCCGCAGCTATGTGGATATGCAGAAGAAGGTTGCTGAAGCTTACCAGGACAAGAAGCACTGGGCAGAAATGGCAATTCTCAACGTCGCTCGCATGGGCAAGTTCAGTTCTGACCGTACCATCAAGCAGTACGCCGAAGAAATCTGGAACGCCAAGCCGTGCAGCATTACGCTGTAA